The DNA region CGTACCATACCCTTTTGAACCAGAAGTGCACTTAATAGTAGAACTATATTCTAGATAACCCACACATATCACTTATAGCCAAAGTGATTTAGTTGGTGATATTTGAATTTTAAGATGAGGTGGTGCAGCATATAGTTAATATGTGAGCATTACTGAATCCTGAAAATGTTTTATGTATCATCCGCTAAACACCGTAGGCTATACTAGACTTCCTGCATCAGTCGGTCTAGTTGGTAATTTGTGTCAACACTTGCCTCCGCTCTGTAACAATCGTCTATGTATAGTATGGACCATTAAAGTGCCTACAGAGATTTATCTTCAAGTATACACGGCTATTATGCTTGCCGCATACTATCCTGGGTATATCCTAATGATTAGCTTAGGTTATTATGATACATACACGATAGCACACGGGAAGCATAGTAGTCATGCATACTTGAAGATAAATACCCTGTAGGCACCTTAATGGACTATAGTGTATAAGCTATACGCAGCTTGGCTTCGTTTTTCCTAAAAATCCCTTAACTATTTTCGACTTATGCAGGAAATTTAATAAAAAAACAATTCTGGGGAGCATACGAGTATATGTTCATTTGCACACTTAAATTAAGTTTAATAGTCTTCTTGCATAATTCACTGCTGCTAGGGAATTTGTAGGAGACTCTTCACGCAAAACCGCAGCGCCCTAGGGTGCAGCTGAGAATTTGAGTACCGGAACGACGCACAAATTACCAGGATCAGTAGAATTATGCAGGAAGTTTAATGTATTGCCAGTAACTTATTATTACTGGCTTTAACTCCTGCATTACGGTCAAGCGCAGTAAAAGTGAATGCGGTAAATAATATGAATATAGTCAAAGTAGAGAGGGTTATATTATAAGAAATATGCGTACTCAGCGCATCCGGGGACTTGCTTAACTTTAATAATATTACGGTAAATGCTACACCAAAACTCATCGATAATTGTTGAATAGCACTGCCTATACTTGTCCCTTTACTGACCAGATCTTCTGTTAAATCGCTGTAGGTGAGTACATTAAGGCAACTAAATTGAATGGAAGTAAAAAATCCATGCCAAAAAATTACTGTAGCCATTACCCATATATTTGAATTATATACGATAAAAAGTAAGCCACTAATACTTATTCCTAATAAAATAGTATTAAAAATTAAACATTTTCTAAACCCTATTTTTTGTAAAATTCCTTTTATAAAAAATTTAGCTACTAGCATTGCCCCAGCATAAAATATTATATAAAGACCAGATTTAATCGGGGAGAAACCTCTATTAATCTGTAATAACATTGGTAATAAAAAAGGGATGCCTCCAATTCCTATCCTCGAAAAAAAACTTCCTAATATTGTGATAGTAAAGGTTCTTATAGCAAATAGTTTCTTATCAAGAAATGGCTCTTTTATTTTTTTTGTAAAATAAAAATATAAACCTAATAAAATAAAACTAAGAGTAAGTAAAATTATACTAATTATGTTACTCAAAAAAGAAGTGCTAATTGTTTCTATTAAAAAAATAGTTAACGATAAAAAAGCGGCGAATAAAATAAAGCCAATTATATCAAATTTTCCTACCTTTTCTTCCTTAAAATTCTCAACATAATGGGAGGCTAAGTATAATAAGATAAAACAAAAAGGGATATTGATAAAGAATATCCATCTCCAAGAAAACCAGGTAACAATAAAGCCTCCTAAAGAGGGTCCTAGTACTGGCCCTATAAGTGAGGGTATTGTAGCCTGATTAGTAGCACTCACTAACTGAGATTTCGGATAAGTTTTAATTAATATTAGGCGGCATACTGGCACCATTAATGCCCCGCCAGCCCCTTGTATTATCCTTGATATTACTAAATGCTCTAGGCTAAATGAGCTGCCGCATAACAATGACCCTAAACCAAATATAGTGACCCCAAGCATTAATACTCCCTTAGCACCGTATTTATCTGATAGCCAGCCACTAATTGGAATTAATACCCCTAAACTTACTAGATAGCTTGTTAAAGCAAATTTAAGATTTAAAGGATATTGATTTAAATCCTGCGCTATAACAGGTATAGCGCTATTTAAAATAGTCACATCTAAATTTTGCATAAATAATGCGATTGCTACTATCCAAGGTACCATTGATCTATACTCCTGTACATAATATATACTCTTCACCTCTCAAGAGTTGTTTTTTCATTTTATCAAAGTTTCGCGTGCTTATGTTACGTACAATGTAGTACGCTGCGGTTCTATGAGCAAAAACGCCTATAATCCTGCTCATTACATAGAAACCTTCACAGAACCTAACTAATAGGTTATTCAGAATTTGCATAAATTGCTTTATCAATTCTTCGAGTTTTTGCAGTATAATAAAAAACAACTGATTACTTTGGGGTTCTTAAGATAATATCCCTTAGAAATGATTTGTTAAAGATATTTTAATAATTAAGATACGATTACGATGATTAAACTTATTTACCCAAGATTTTGGCACACAAGGAATGTTATTGCCTATTTATTATTTCCTTTCAGCTTAGTATATCTTTGTGCTACTTATATTAGAAGGTTAATTGCTAAGCCAATTAGGTTTCCCTGTA from Candidatus Tisiphia endosymbiont of Beris chalybata includes:
- a CDS encoding MFS transporter: MVPWIVAIALFMQNLDVTILNSAIPVIAQDLNQYPLNLKFALTSYLVSLGVLIPISGWLSDKYGAKGVLMLGVTIFGLGSLLCGSSFSLEHLVISRIIQGAGGALMVPVCRLILIKTYPKSQLVSATNQATIPSLIGPVLGPSLGGFIVTWFSWRWIFFINIPFCFILLYLASHYVENFKEEKVGKFDIIGFILFAAFLSLTIFLIETISTSFLSNIISIILLTLSFILLGLYFYFTKKIKEPFLDKKLFAIRTFTITILGSFFSRIGIGGIPFLLPMLLQINRGFSPIKSGLYIIFYAGAMLVAKFFIKGILQKIGFRKCLIFNTILLGISISGLLFIVYNSNIWVMATVIFWHGFFTSIQFSCLNVLTYSDLTEDLVSKGTSIGSAIQQLSMSFGVAFTVILLKLSKSPDALSTHISYNITLSTLTIFILFTAFTFTALDRNAGVKASNNKLLAIH